The following coding sequences are from one Acidobacteriota bacterium window:
- a CDS encoding macro domain-containing protein — protein sequence MTRTAKDLSRSFELILVDPNPDVTTALKLHFKGFRKVEIVTSRFEDLPVFDCMVSAANSFGLMDGGVDLAIIGFFGVELLDRVHARILDEFLGEQPVGTSLIVETGHPKHPFLAHTPTMRIPMPIAMTDQVYSAMWAMLLAVRKHNLNSDRPIRTVACPGLGTATGRVPAEEAARQMALAYRYFLSPPELISWPMAQDRQQAIRVGGDLGFLKMTK from the coding sequence ATGACTCGAACAGCCAAAGATCTCAGCCGCTCATTTGAACTGATCCTGGTTGACCCCAACCCGGACGTTACAACGGCACTCAAACTGCATTTCAAAGGGTTTCGCAAAGTTGAAATCGTCACCAGCCGGTTTGAAGACTTGCCGGTCTTTGACTGCATGGTGAGTGCCGCCAATTCATTTGGCCTGATGGATGGTGGCGTTGATCTGGCCATCATCGGTTTTTTCGGAGTTGAACTGCTTGACCGGGTCCACGCCCGGATTTTGGATGAATTTTTGGGGGAGCAACCGGTTGGAACGTCACTCATCGTTGAAACCGGTCATCCCAAACATCCATTTCTAGCACACACCCCGACGATGCGTATTCCAATGCCGATTGCCATGACCGACCAGGTGTATTCAGCGATGTGGGCGATGTTGCTGGCAGTTCGCAAACACAATTTGAACTCAGACCGCCCGATTCGGACGGTGGCCTGCCCAGGGCTCGGCACCGCGACGGGTCGTGTTCCGGCTGAGGAAGCCGCCCGCCAGATGGCGCTGGCCTATCGTTATTTTCTCTCCCCTCCCGAACTCATAAGCTGGCCGATGGCTCAAGATCGGCAACAGGCCATCCGGGTTGGAGGCGATCTGGGTTTCTTGAAAATGACAAAGTGA
- a CDS encoding CHAT domain-containing protein, producing MNPVELEIGLHNWDKEKNSYAIEMRMLDPQAQEETRLIRQGPALATINVHTLSATLPSALGLPLTHALFADPKVKKAFLEAKTAASAANEPLRIRLFINPNAQELHCLPWEGLCDPEELSPLFTSELFFFSRYIISSRFRPYRGNGQLKKVLLVVANPQNLNNYAPNGQRLTPIDVAGEIQHILPGLKPFEVSILDNKRQEAHQALKSQSIAHVKLLPFNNKATIDNLSFYLREGFDVLYLVCHGAVVETHPKLWLEDEVGAVSVVSGIEFVDIRLKELQSPPKLIVLASCQSGGTTDAASAMTFSGELSALGPRLADAGIPAVVAMQGSVKMKTVAEFMPVFFSELHDQGILDQAMSVARRQISDVAERAIPVLYMRLKNGNFRTQFVRKQTDFGKWSGLLNHINNGRCTTILGFGLLESLLPSTRDIAQRWAEVHHFPLAPYNRDDLPQVAQFLAIQQDYFFPRDELIWNIKQELLRRFPHIQVSDEHDVSINDLLYQILTDPATSPNTTQNPHYLLAQLRCPVYITAKPDNLMERAMTDFSRPPIVIEFDKSAQGGNPEQSKFKPTVDTPLVYNLFGTFDQPESLVLTEDDYFDYLIHTARFRELIPSAVRGALNNSALLFLGFQLDEWNFRVLFRSLLDQEGKKLREKFTHVAVQIDPQYSHSIEPDQARNYLQKYFENSDISIYEGTVEQFVTELHTRGVRQYGSKFLTGKKPQSL from the coding sequence ATGAATCCAGTCGAACTCGAAATCGGACTCCATAACTGGGATAAGGAGAAAAACAGCTATGCCATCGAAATGCGGATGCTGGATCCTCAAGCCCAGGAAGAAACCCGGCTCATTCGGCAGGGTCCGGCTCTGGCCACCATCAACGTGCACACATTAAGTGCCACCTTGCCCTCGGCTCTCGGGTTACCACTCACTCACGCACTGTTTGCCGATCCAAAGGTCAAAAAGGCTTTTCTGGAAGCCAAAACAGCAGCATCTGCCGCAAATGAACCGCTACGAATTCGATTATTTATCAATCCGAATGCCCAGGAACTCCATTGCTTGCCCTGGGAAGGGTTGTGCGACCCTGAAGAGCTGTCACCACTGTTTACCAGCGAGTTGTTTTTCTTTTCACGCTACATTATTTCCAGTCGGTTTCGCCCCTATCGAGGCAATGGCCAACTCAAAAAGGTCTTGCTCGTCGTCGCAAATCCTCAAAATCTGAACAACTATGCTCCCAATGGACAACGCCTGACCCCGATTGATGTCGCCGGCGAGATTCAACACATTTTACCTGGCTTGAAACCATTTGAAGTTTCAATCCTGGATAACAAACGGCAAGAAGCACATCAGGCGTTGAAATCTCAGAGCATCGCTCACGTAAAGCTCTTACCATTTAATAATAAGGCAACCATAGACAACCTGTCTTTTTATCTGCGCGAAGGGTTTGATGTTTTATATCTGGTTTGTCACGGTGCCGTGGTTGAGACCCATCCGAAATTGTGGTTGGAAGATGAAGTCGGTGCAGTGTCGGTCGTTTCCGGCATTGAGTTCGTGGATATTCGACTCAAAGAGCTTCAGTCACCGCCCAAACTTATCGTGTTGGCTTCATGCCAAAGCGGTGGGACAACCGATGCTGCCTCTGCAATGACGTTTTCAGGTGAGCTTTCAGCTTTGGGCCCACGGCTGGCAGATGCAGGAATTCCAGCCGTTGTTGCGATGCAGGGTAGTGTAAAGATGAAGACCGTGGCGGAATTTATGCCGGTGTTTTTCTCAGAATTACACGATCAGGGAATTTTGGATCAGGCGATGTCCGTTGCTCGCCGACAAATTTCCGATGTGGCAGAGCGCGCGATTCCGGTTCTGTATATGCGGTTGAAAAACGGGAATTTCCGTACCCAGTTTGTTCGAAAACAAACCGATTTTGGCAAATGGAGTGGGTTGTTAAACCATATCAACAATGGTCGGTGTACCACCATTCTTGGATTCGGGCTGCTTGAATCGTTACTTCCGTCAACTCGTGATATTGCCCAGCGATGGGCGGAAGTTCACCATTTTCCACTGGCACCCTATAATCGGGATGATCTGCCCCAGGTCGCCCAATTTCTGGCAATCCAGCAGGACTATTTTTTCCCGCGTGATGAATTGATTTGGAATATTAAGCAAGAACTGCTCCGCCGTTTTCCACATATTCAAGTTTCAGATGAGCATGATGTTTCCATCAATGATTTGCTCTATCAAATTCTGACTGACCCCGCGACGTCACCCAATACAACCCAAAATCCACATTACCTCTTAGCCCAACTTCGCTGTCCGGTTTATATTACCGCCAAACCGGATAATCTCATGGAACGGGCAATGACCGATTTTTCCCGACCACCAATCGTGATTGAGTTTGATAAGTCTGCGCAGGGGGGGAATCCGGAACAATCAAAATTTAAACCAACCGTAGATACACCTCTTGTCTACAATTTATTTGGGACGTTTGATCAACCTGAATCTCTGGTTTTAACCGAAGATGATTACTTTGACTATCTCATTCATACGGCACGCTTTCGGGAGTTAATTCCATCTGCCGTTCGAGGTGCCCTGAATAACTCAGCCCTTCTGTTCCTGGGGTTTCAGCTTGATGAGTGGAACTTCCGGGTCTTGTTTCGAAGTCTTCTTGATCAGGAAGGAAAAAAGTTGCGTGAGAAATTCACTCACGTGGCGGTTCAAATTGATCCCCAGTACAGCCACAGCATTGAGCCGGATCAGGCGCGAAATTACTTGCAAAAATACTTTGAGAATTCTGACATCAGCATTTATGAGGGAACCGTTGAGCAGTTTGTCACTGAGCTGCATACCCGTGGTGTCAGACAATACGGAAGTAAATTCCTGACCGGGAAAAAACCTCAGAGCTTGTAA